CCGTAAATTCTGTGTTGACTTTTCAGAGCGTTATAAGACACCGGCGATCCAGCTGGATGACGAAGCACGTAACATTCTTGTGAATTATCCATGGAGAGGTAATGTACGTGAGCTGAAGAATATGGCAGAACAGATCTCTGTGCTGACCCAGGACAAACTCGTCAATGCACACGAACTGAGAAGGTTCCTGCCAGAGGTGACGGAAGCCTCCAGACTGCCTATGATCGCGGCACCAGCAGCTAAAAGTAACGGCGACTTTGCCAACGAGAGAGATATTCTGTACAAGCTGTTCTTTGACATGAAGAAAGACGTGACAGAACTGAAAAAGATGTTCTTCGACATCCTGCAGAACCCTGCTGTCGCACATGCCGGCAATTTCCAGGATAATCACGTATTACACAGCTTCCATCCGCAGCAGGAAGTAACAACAGCAGCAGTATCGGTACCAACCGCTATTTCATCGCCGCAGCCGATCATTTTACAACAGGATAATAACAAGATAGATCACCACGAAGAGGTGGAAGAAACATTATCCATTGCCGACAAAGAGAAGGAACTGATCGTCAAAGCCCTGAAAAAACATAAGGGCAAAAGGAAAGATGCAGCACTGGACCTCGGTATCTCCGAAAGAACGCTGTATAGAAAATTGAAAGAATACAACATTAATGAATAAAGTGGTTGTCTGCCGGGCATACCTTTCCCGGCAGGCAGCCTTAATACAAGCACGATGATCAGATTACTTCAGGGAATAGTTACCATCAGCTTATTACTGGTACTGGGAGGATGTTCTGTTAAATACTCCGCTACCGGTGCGAGTATCGAACCAGGCGCCAAAACAGTGAATGTTCGTTTCATTGAGAACAGGGCACCTATCACCAATCCGACTATGAGCCAGAACCTGACAGAACGTTTACGTACGAAGGTACAGGCACAGACCAAACTGGTACAGATCAATGAGGAAGGAGCAGATTACGAGTTCAAGGGAGCAGTGACCAGTTATTCCTTCAGCAATGCCGCGGTAACGAATGTTGACCAGGCAGCTACTTCCAGGCTGACGGTGACGGTTAACATCACATTTGTTAAAAGAATAGGCGACAAAAAAGGTTATACGCAAGCATTTACCCGTTCGGCTGACTTCTCGGCTTCCCAGCTGCCAAGTGCAGTAGAAAACGGGCTGCTGGAGAATACTATTCTGCCGCAGATCGTAGATGATATTTTCAACAAAGCGTTTGCTAACTGGTAAGTATTACAAAAACTTTCGTATTTAACTTTTTTTCATATTTTAGCAGATATGACCGCAAACAGGATCGTCCAACACATATTCCAGCAACCTGATATTAAACAGGTTGACGAGTCCGCCCTGGAGAGGCTGGTGTCTACTTATCCGTACTTTACAGCTGCCCGT
The DNA window shown above is from Chitinophaga agri and carries:
- a CDS encoding sigma-54 interaction domain-containing protein; the encoded protein is MDNNIQSIKNRFGIIGNSTALNYALQVAAQVSNTDLTVLIVGESGVGKEAFSNVIHSLSARKHNPFIAVNCGAIPEGTIDSELFGHEKGSFTGAVDSRKGYFETVNGGTIFLDEIGEMPLGTQARLLRVLETGEFIRVGSSKVQKTDVRVVAATNRDLLDHTQAGKFREDLYYRLNTVPIRVPALRDRKEDIPLLFRKFCVDFSERYKTPAIQLDDEARNILVNYPWRGNVRELKNMAEQISVLTQDKLVNAHELRRFLPEVTEASRLPMIAAPAAKSNGDFANERDILYKLFFDMKKDVTELKKMFFDILQNPAVAHAGNFQDNHVLHSFHPQQEVTTAAVSVPTAISSPQPIILQQDNNKIDHHEEVEETLSIADKEKELIVKALKKHKGKRKDAALDLGISERTLYRKLKEYNINE
- the lptE gene encoding LPS assembly lipoprotein LptE, with translation MIRLLQGIVTISLLLVLGGCSVKYSATGASIEPGAKTVNVRFIENRAPITNPTMSQNLTERLRTKVQAQTKLVQINEEGADYEFKGAVTSYSFSNAAVTNVDQAATSRLTVTVNITFVKRIGDKKGYTQAFTRSADFSASQLPSAVENGLLENTILPQIVDDIFNKAFANW